The Octopus sinensis unplaced genomic scaffold, ASM634580v1 Contig18900, whole genome shotgun sequence genomic interval GCAATCCTTAATTTTGTTTCGTAGCTGATAACCATcacaataaaagtataaatagaCGCGAAAATGaccaaagaaaaaaactattaaatACCCGAATGCTTTGGAATTGATTAAACTCAGGGACATCAGGCTTTGTATTTCAACGATTGAAAAGATGAAGTTGTTGGGGTTGGTCATGTTTTAGGGACGGATGGATAGAAATGCTTTTGGTGATCTTCTCTTCAAATAGCAATTGCTGGTTTCACCAGACACCGAAAAGTGTGTTCGCCCCTGTGGCCCTCGTCCACGGAGAGAATAGCTCATAATGTGTGGTCTATCTTCCGTACTAATGGAAACAAAATGGGAATCAGCTTTGAAAACGGATCGATGTTTGTGTTTAGACCACATTTGTTTAGTATACCTCTTTCGGGAGATTCATCACAGGATTATTGTGATGAGATTGCAAAGACTTCTAGTTTGATTGTTTGCATTCTTCGACACCAATTGGTTTATTTTAATGATGGAGGTTGTAGGAAATGATTGGACCGGGGAACACCATGCGGTCATTCGAGTGGTGGCCTGTCACTCGCCAGTGATATCTTCTTCCGATTATATTCTCAAAGAACGCTACGGAATTAGCTCCAAGAGTTCTCTTGTGAAAATGACCGTTTAACCCCAAATTTACTTGCAGGGAGACATTTTGACATTTCGTGGAAGATTGGTTGCAATTCTCGACAATTCAGACACTTCCGTGATTAATCGACTCGACTTGTCTTCATGTGCTTATTCAACGGGGATTTTTGCGTTGGAAAACTTGCGGTAGTTTTTCATTTGATGTGTAGGACTCAAGTTGTGCGGATTTGAATTGGGCAGtccgacaaatatatacatgtcccAGTCCTCGCTTGGTTGAGCGACTGGAGGACATTTGCAGAGGATATGAACAGTACGGCAAGTATTTGTGGGAGACCAAGCAGGAGAGCATAAGAAAGCTGAACAGTCTGCTCAACTCAGTGcggaatgtatgtgcatgtgagtaatgacagagaagacaaacactgCGACACGAATATAATCACGCTTATCTACCACACGTACTTCACTCGAAAGGCCCATCTCTTCCACGGGTTGTCGGCTGACTTGCAAATAATCCGATCGAATGTCGACAAGTTCAAAGGACTGactagcatttatttatttttatttattaaacaccAAGACCACAGTTAAGACCGAACTAATTAGCATGTGATCCCGACGCACTTTGACGGAGATCCTCCGGAAAGGTTCAATCCTATGCAAAGTGCATCGTCCtgcgacgacgatgtcccagggggtAGGAGAGCTATTGGTCCTTTTTCGGTGAGCATTAGGTGCCCCCTCGGCGTTTCCAAATCCAGTCGAAATCTccaagtgaatttggtggaccacGTAACGCCTTTCTAAGGCCGGATAGGAAGGAGATCCCTTTTTGACATACTGTGTCGTGCCAGATGCTACTCGTCACCTCACGGGCAAAGGAACTTCGACGAGATTAACCCCGACTCCAAAGTAGCCTCTtctggattcgaacccacgacggCTGAATTCCAGTATCCAGGAGTTGAGTGTTCCAGTTATAATTCAGGCGACTTGCAGCCACTCGCCGATAGTCTTGGCCATGTCTACAACATGTTCCCTACCAACACGGACGAGTGCACTCGTCAACACATTAAAAGTCTTCCTCATACGTCATCTTCGCTCCCGAGTTGAGGCACTTGGCCCATGTCCTTGGTTTATGGCTGAGAGGGAGTTATTCCGTATTAATTCCTCCAAAGTAATCATCCCACCCTACTAGACCCCCCCGAGACAAATTAGTGTGTGTGCAAATGACGCGAGTAATGTGTGGTGCAAATGACGCGAGTAATCACTGCCATTCTGGCTACACAAACACACCGACATGCTCTTTCCCGTCATTATATACGTCATTTGCAAGGCCAACCCACCACACTTGCTCCACAACTTGCACTTTGTCCGCTCATTCGGAGACCTCACTGGGGAGAACAACTACTGCTGGACTCAGTTCTGCATGGCTGTGACCTACATCACAGAGAGCTTGATTAATGAAAAGAACTTGTTTTAACAGCTAATGTCACATAAAGTAGCTAATGTCCAACACAATAAGAACATGTCACATAAAATAGTCGCGGAGGTCAGTGTGGTTGGCGGAGAGGGGTGAGTGAGTGAACTGTACACTGGAAATGAGGGGAGGGAGTGTACAAAgtagtgtgtaggtgtgtgtccaACTTCATGAAGGCAGCCATGTTGCCACTGCGGTAGCAGTAATTGGGGGCGGAGAAGAGAGTGAGGACAGCTTGGTGGTGACACCAATTGTATCCCTGTGAGTGAGAAATGGGGAGAACAGTCATGGCGAGTTGGTGAGCACGGGCAATGAAGTGTATGTGATTGTGGTGGACGAACAGAGTGGTGATATCGGGACCAAAGACATAGCCGGCGCCCCTGGGAGAGACATTCCAGGAGGGGAAGTCGTCGGGGTCAGACCAGAGAATGTCAGTCATAGCACCCTGGAGTGAGTGGAGAGTATACTTCGTGGGGGATTTCCTGGATTCGGTCGAGAGTGCGAATGTGGTCAATCGAGTCGATGGAGGGAGACAGTCCTCCGTGCACGGCAAACACTCGGTCGTCGATGACAGCGCACAGGGGGAGGTAGTCGAACACGTCAGTCAGCAGTCTCCACACTTGCACCTCCAAAGCTGAAATAAACAGTTTGAACCAATTTCATCTGAATGATGGCAACTTCTTGGCCATAAGACTGGGCAGTCTCATTGCGGTGGAAAGTTCTTTTGTCCGATCTGAAGGGACATTCCGTGAAAGACCCAGAGCCACCGCAGCTATAAACAAAAAATTGCAAAGTGGAGAGAATCTCGACGCACTACAAACAACATGTCACTGTCCTACGCAGACTACATTATTATTGCTTCTAAACACGCAGACGACATATCAGCTTATTTTAACATCCAGCAACTACTATACTCCGTCGAGAATTGGCTCATTGAGAACAGGCTCGGTCACCTTATTATATTCCGATAGAAGACAATCAAACCTACACCCCAAGTTATCTTTCTTTGGTTCTGACCTTCCGTTGTAAAATCCGACTATCCTCGGACTTACCTTTGATTTAACTAcgtctttaaaaaaacatttctcaaACATTTCTGACAAGGCAAACAGACATCCTAAAAGTAATAACTGGTCACATTACTGGTACCCAGAAGCTACTCGTCAAACAAGTTACAGTATTAAGTAACGCGAGTCCACGGTGAGCACCCTGCTTATCTACAAGCTCGACAATGACACTTGAATCAGTACAAAACAAGGTCATGCGCACTATATCTGGGTATCTAAAATACTCCAATCGATCACCTCCATTTTGAAACATACATTTTATCGATTGACGAACATCTAAATATGCGAGGAGCACAATTCCTATTTTCATCTTGGAATTTGTATGATCCTTGTCCTGCTCTACATTTGCTAAACGGAAATGGTCGTTAACTAAAGAATACGCTGGCGACTCTATATTCTCAGACCCTTGCTAAAATTGATGGTCTGCACAGATGTTCACATCCAATTAAAAACATTCACAATTCAATCTCAACGTCAGAAATTCTCAAGCCGTCAGAAATTCTATATTTATAGTATTCAGTATGGCCGAAAAATTCTTCCATGGCCATATTGCAAggtgtttctttcttcattcgTAAAATATGTCCAAACAGGCGCCAGCGGGTTTCAAGTACATTTAGACTTATAGGCCCGCAGTTAGCTAACCTGTATAATTtatcatttgatattttcttgGGCCACGAGTAGCCGAGGAGTTTTCTCAGTTGACCCCTGTGGAAAGAGTCAAGTTGCTCCATGTTTTTCTTTAATGTTCCCCAAGTACCTGCGTTGTACATGAGGACAGGTCGGACAAATGCATCATATAATCGTAGGCGCATCTTAGTCAAAATTTGGTTAACCACTATGCACACAAAATGGACATCTCCCCCTTATATAATATTTGCTGTGCTGACAAACACTCAACTGCTCATCTATTCCACTGTCCTGGTCTTGTTTTACTCCGCGAAAAATTTGATGCTCACTCCCCCGAGGTCCTATGGGACCAACCTTAAAAGGCGCTGTCATTTCTGCTAACTGCTGGTCTGATGATCGGGGTTAACAACAACACGGAAACGCAAAGGACACTAACCGTGAAACAAGGAAAACTAAATTAGCTTACATTTAAGCACATTTTATTGACCAAAGGACCAGGGTAAACCAATCAATTATAATCCCCCGTGATCCCCGATTCAAGCGatggagatccttctgaaaggttcctGCCAACAATGATCGGACTGAGATGACAATGTCCCAGGGTCAGAGTTCTAGAAGTCCTTTTCGGTaagcattaagtgcctcctgagcgtttcCGTATTCGATTGGAAGTTCCAACTGATATGATAGACCGcataacgccacgctaagaccgGAAGCCTTTTTTGCCTCCGAATTTACACTCTCTTCGATTTCAAAGTGAGAATCAAGACTTTATTTTGGCCTGAACTGTTTTGGCCTTAAAGTTACTGTCTTTTTCAACAATATTCATTAgcaatttgaatattttattcttatcaATCCAATCGAACGCTTTGCTGATATCAATTCCAAAAATATGGATCCCGACTTTATACATCTGACATAACGCAAAGAATTAAAGTTGGCTTTAAACTACATCGGCTGTGGATCTTTCGGGTATAAAACCACTTTCTTCTAAGGACAGATTTTGCATGAGGTATTTTGATCTTAGCCATCCAACAGGACCACTTGTTAAAAGACCAAGACCTTAGCAACCAGAAGTACATCACCCCGATTCAATTCCTCACAAAAACTGTTCCCCGCCCGTCCCGCTTTTGCGTTGGGTCCAGAGTCCAACATCGGGAAAAGCTGAGAAAGATTTTGAGAATTGTTggaatcacctaattaattaccctaattaactgttggtgattcttgagttaaataaaaaaatgattatGTTACGGGCAAAGTCATTAATCTGGGCAattatgttaattattattattatttaagccaaacaaaatcactgtcttaaccaattaactaacacgttcaggtgattccgacacttctcaacagtcgaGCCATTTTTTCACGATGTTCCGACcgtgaccccacacactttctgtatgtacggtgaatGGTTTGTGGTCCATTTCCACGATCCCCCCATTTGCCTCTACGAGAGACTCCAGTGTTCTATGGACAATTTCCCTATCGGTATGGTCCTTCAGTAGGTTGATAGATTTTTCTTGAATTATTTCGATTTTTAGCCGGTTCGTTACCGCCAGGTTCCAGCCCCAAGCAGCACATGCATAGCCTATTTATTGTTGGCTCGAATTCccgggcattattattattatttaagccaaaaacagaatcaccgtcttaaccattaactaacgtgttcaggtgattccgacacttctcaacagtctagccatcttttcacgatgttcagaccgtgaccccacacactttctgtatgtacggtgaaATGCTTGTGGTCCATCTCCACGATCCCTCCCACTTGCCTCTACAAGAGACTCCAGTGTTCGATGGACAATTTTCATGTCGGTATGGTCCTTCAGTATGTTTATGGATTTTTCTTGGATTTTCTCGATTTTTAGTTGGTTCGTTGCCGCCAGGTTACAGCCCCAAGCAGCACATGCATAGCCTATTGTTGGCTCGATATACTGCTTGTAAAGGGTCTCTACCCCTGGCGGACAAGTTCTCCCACAGTTCCAAAGAAAGGCTTTcacaaaattgattttctttatacAAGTTGACACGATCGATTCAACATGAGGTGAAAACAGAGGAAAGTATCAAACGTTACACCCAatatcttctgtgttttcttttgtggtaTTGGGACTCCATTCAGCGTGACTTCAATAGTTTTCGTCCCCATCTTCCTGTTTTTCGTGAATAGGGTGACTGCTGACTTTTCGGAACATGCATGTAGTCTGTTTTCATATAGCCATCCATATAAGTCGTCCAGTATTCTTTGTAGTCTTTCCTTCGCGTATTCGACATTTACATCCCTTGATGCGACAACTATGTCATCGGCATAGGAGAGTAGTATGTCATTATTATCCATAGGAACCGGGAGATCATTCAGAAACAAGTTGAAGAGGGTCGGGGATAAAGGAGAACCCTGGGGTACACCATTGGGCAAAAAGCGTGATCTTGAACTCTCGTTCCCGACGCACACTTTCCCACGACGTCCGCTCAAAAAATTCGCTATCCATAGCTTCATAGGTGTAGAAATATTTGTACCAAATATCTTTTGAATTAGGATCTTCCTTGGGACGGAGTCAAACGCTTTTTGAATGTCGATAGTGCATACAATTGATTTCTCCtgcaatttcttctttttgtgtCCTTCATTTATGAAATCTGTTAGTGTGGTGAGGAAGGAGGTCGTTGACAATCCTTCCTTGAATCCATGTTGAAATGTGGATTGTGGGAGGAAAGGGCGAATATGTTTTAGGACCAGTTTTTCCAAGATTCTTGACAGCACACATATAAGGGATATTGGTCTATAGGAGCCGGGGTCGTTTTTCGGTCTTCCAGGTTTTAATATTGGCCGGATTTTTGATAGTTTCCATAAGTTCGGTATAGAGTTCGTGAATAATGATGTGTTATAGATCGTGGTTAAAGCATTTATTGAAACTGGGCCCAAGTGTTTTAGTAGAATAAGTGGAATTCCATCCGGTCCACATGAGTTTGTTTTCTTCTGATTCGAGATTGTTTCAGAcacctcttcaggaagaaaataagtCGTCGGGGGCCTTTTGGATGGCTTTGATTTTAATCTTGACTGTGAGTTCATTTTTTATAAGGAATATGACTAATCTTGACACAGTGTTTCATAAAATTGTTTAGATTGAGCTGGTATGTTTCTGTTTTACGCTCGTCAGGATTCTTTAAGCGTCTCAACATCGTCCACATGGCCGAAATAGAGGCTTGTTTATTCATGGCTCTAGAGATTCGGCTGAGCTTCTTCCTTTGGACTTGGTTGGTATTATTCGTAATAAGCATGTTTAGAGCCCTGATTCGATCGATGATTACTTTGGGTCGATACTTTCTTTTCTTGAGGCTGGTTCTTTCTCTGATTAGTTTTTTCGTTCTTGAGTCATATTTTGAGCTCCCACTTCTTATACATGCTCTTCTGATAATCAAATTTCTTGCATCTATGATAGTTTTGTTGAAGCTTTCCACTGCCCTGTCCAAGGAAGAAAAATTCTTAGGGTGAAAGTTCTGGAGTCTTGAATCGACGTAATTTGCGAAAGCATTCCAATCTGCGTTTTCGTAATCATAGAAATAATTTGGTTTCAGTATGAGATGTGGAGAACAgttcattctcattatcattgaGTGGTGGTCACTTCGGAGATCATAGCGGACCGACCACTTGATGATAGGGGAAAGCCGAGGTGAGCAGATTGATAGATCTGGCGATGTCCTCGTGTCCTTAGAGTTGTAGGGTGTTCGAGTGTTCTTTTTCGGGTTGTTAAGGATTATTAACTTCTGCAATTGCGATATCAAAAGGTTTCCTCTGGCATCGGCAGTCTGATATCTGAACCAAGCGGGATGCTTCGCGTTCAGATCTCCGCATAAGAGTAAGTTATCCAATTTATCAAGGCTTGATAGGTCAAAACGATAGCCCTTCTTGCATGAACCTGGGGGAGGTACGTAGACATTGGCGATTTCAAGTCTTCCGTAGGAGGTCATAAGTGAGATTCCAATTATTTCGGTGTTGGAGTCCTTCTTTAGGCTTGTATACGGTAAGGGATTCTCGAAATATTTT includes:
- the LOC115231817 gene encoding uncharacterized protein LOC115231817, yielding MWFTFSGGAGYSPKRYLKRTICSPPTRGLPPGRHLLNVGTYYRLLLLTSGDVEQNPGPKLTIQCLNIDGIRGKTAELASFLEENRIDICLLQETKLSKRIPTPLFAGYDALRCDRESEHGGGLLTLIKRGIKYFENPLPYTSLKKDSNTEIIGISLMTSYGRLEIANVYVPPPGSCKKGYRFDLSSLDKLDNLLLCGDLNAKHPAWFRYQTADARGNLLISQLQKLIILNNPKKNTRTPYNSKDTRTSPDLSICSPRLSPIIKWSVRYDLRSDHHSMIMRMNCSPHLILKPNYFYDYENADWNAFANYVDSRLQNFHPKNFSSLDRAVESFNKTIIDARNLIIRRACIRSGSSKYDSRTKKLIRERTSLKKRKYRPKVIIDRIRALNMLITNNTNQVQRKKLSRISRAMNKQASISAMWTMLRRLKNPDERKTETYQLNLNNFMKHCVKISHIPYKK